One part of the Triticum urartu cultivar G1812 unplaced genomic scaffold, Tu2.1 TuUngrouped_contig_4765, whole genome shotgun sequence genome encodes these proteins:
- the LOC125528283 gene encoding phenylalanine--tRNA ligase beta subunit, cytoplasmic-like, giving the protein MGLVDRIVKIVRAPHINFGQTYYVPSSEPEFFTKRQCKIVMSDGKQVGYLGIVHAEVLRKFGILDPCTFVEIDIEALL; this is encoded by the exons ATGGGTTTGGTGGATAGGATTGTCAAAATCGTGAGAGCTCCACACATAAATTTCGGCCAGACTTACTATGTTCCTTCAAGT GAACCCGAGTTCTTTACTAAAAGACAATGCAAAATTGTTATGAGTGATGGAAAGCAGGTTGGCTACTTAGGAATTGTCCATGCTGAG GTGCTAAGAAAATTTGGCATTCTGGACCCCTGCACCTTCGTTGAGATTGACATTGAGGCTCTTTTGTAG